Proteins encoded in a region of the candidate division WOR-3 bacterium genome:
- the ftsA gene encoding cell division protein FtsA: MPKKERIVGVDLGTTKVAAIIAEVDENELKVVGVGSTSSHGLKRGVIINLEKAVESINRSIDEASRMAGVKVDSCYAGISGSHIESINAHAMIATSRAGGVISKRDIERVIEQAQAIALPLDREIIHAIPIEYIVDNERGIKDPVGMSGVKLEAEVHIVTAAVTSAQNIYTALEKAGLKVKDLVLQPLASSYSVLQPDELDLGVCLLDIGGGTTDLAIFYDGAIRHTEVIPLGGEYITNDIAIGIRTPYKQAETIKKKYATLSITPEEKKDEIKVPGIGGREDRFITKEQLYSIVAPRVEEILMITNKAIKKSGFSDVLAAGCVITGGTARLNGLAQMAEEIFNLPVKIGIPRRIGGLTDIILDPIYATGVGLVLYGYEKKNQTLIKKSKGVGVFDALKKRFEDWFTKYF, encoded by the coding sequence ATGCCAAAGAAAGAAAGAATAGTTGGCGTTGATCTTGGAACGACGAAGGTTGCTGCGATCATTGCTGAGGTTGACGAGAACGAGTTGAAGGTTGTGGGAGTCGGCTCTACATCTTCGCACGGATTGAAAAGGGGGGTGATTATTAATCTGGAAAAAGCTGTAGAGTCAATAAACAGATCAATAGATGAGGCATCTCGTATGGCTGGTGTCAAAGTGGATTCCTGTTATGCCGGTATCTCGGGTTCGCATATCGAGAGTATAAACGCCCATGCGATGATCGCAACCTCGAGGGCCGGAGGAGTGATCTCGAAACGTGATATCGAACGGGTCATTGAACAGGCACAGGCGATTGCTCTACCTCTGGACAGAGAGATTATTCATGCAATACCGATTGAATATATCGTTGACAACGAGAGGGGAATCAAGGATCCGGTGGGAATGAGCGGTGTGAAACTGGAGGCAGAGGTCCATATCGTTACTGCAGCGGTGACTTCTGCACAGAATATCTACACCGCATTAGAAAAGGCAGGGCTGAAAGTGAAGGATCTTGTGCTCCAACCATTGGCTTCTTCCTATTCCGTACTCCAGCCGGATGAACTCGACCTCGGGGTTTGCCTGCTTGATATCGGAGGTGGAACGACTGATCTGGCGATCTTCTATGACGGCGCCATCAGACATACAGAGGTAATCCCTCTCGGCGGAGAATATATTACAAATGACATCGCCATCGGAATAAGGACTCCCTATAAACAGGCGGAGACGATAAAGAAGAAATATGCGACGCTTTCAATAACCCCTGAAGAGAAAAAAGATGAAATCAAGGTGCCTGGTATCGGAGGCAGGGAAGACCGTTTTATCACCAAGGAACAGCTCTATTCGATAGTCGCTCCAAGGGTGGAAGAGATTCTTATGATCACCAACAAGGCAATCAAGAAGAGCGGGTTCTCCGATGTTCTCGCCGCCGGATGCGTTATCACCGGTGGTACTGCAAGATTGAACGGTCTGGCGCAGATGGCGGAGGAGATATTCAATCTACCGGTGAAGATCGGTATTCCACGAAGAATCGGAGGACTCACAGACATCATTCTTGACCCGATATATGCAACCGGTGTGGGGTTGGTGCTTTACGGTTATGAAAAGAAGAATCAGACGCTCATTAAAAAATCCAAGGGTGTGGGTGTATTTGACGCCCTTAAAAAACGGTTTGAAGATTGGTTTACAAAATATTTTTAG